In bacterium, one genomic interval encodes:
- a CDS encoding aminotransferase class I/II-fold pyridoxal phosphate-dependent enzyme, translating into AAIKAIEKFGTGCTGSRFLTGTLDMHNQLEAKLAKFLNKQAALVFSTGMQTNLGVISCLGTKDDILITDKYDHASILDGCRLSYSPMRRFQHNDAQSLDRVLQGLDHGKGKMVIVDGVYSMEGDIADLPGITKVCQKHGARLLVDDAHALGVLGAHGRGTAEHFGLEKETDLIMGTFSKSFAAIGGVVAGDFEVIDYVKHFARSMIFSAALPPALTAAVSAAVDVLQDEPELLKKLWHNTDKMLKGFKDLGYDTGSACTPIIPLMIGSREKAFAFWKHLMDHGIFANPVMSPAVPEGREMIRTSFSAAHTDAQLDRVLEEFKAAGKELGLI; encoded by the coding sequence AAGCGGCCATCAAGGCCATCGAGAAGTTCGGCACCGGCTGCACCGGCTCCCGCTTCCTCACCGGCACTTTGGACATGCACAACCAGCTGGAGGCCAAGCTGGCCAAGTTCCTCAACAAGCAGGCGGCCCTGGTCTTCTCCACCGGGATGCAGACCAACCTGGGCGTCATCTCCTGCCTGGGGACCAAGGACGACATCCTGATCACCGACAAATACGACCACGCCTCCATCCTGGACGGCTGCCGGCTGTCCTATTCACCGATGCGCCGCTTCCAGCATAACGACGCCCAGAGCCTGGACCGGGTGCTGCAGGGACTGGACCACGGCAAGGGAAAGATGGTGATCGTGGACGGCGTCTACAGCATGGAGGGCGACATCGCCGACCTGCCCGGCATCACCAAGGTCTGCCAAAAGCACGGGGCCCGGCTGCTGGTGGACGACGCCCACGCCCTGGGGGTGCTGGGAGCCCACGGCCGGGGCACCGCCGAGCATTTTGGTCTGGAGAAGGAGACCGACCTGATCATGGGCACCTTCTCCAAGAGCTTCGCCGCCATCGGCGGAGTGGTGGCCGGGGATTTTGAGGTGATCGACTACGTCAAGCATTTTGCCCGGAGCATGATCTTCTCGGCCGCCCTGCCCCCGGCTTTGACCGCGGCCGTCTCGGCGGCGGTGGACGTGCTGCAGGACGAGCCGGAACTGCTCAAAAAGCTCTGGCACAACACCGACAAGATGCTGAAAGGGTTTAAGGACCTGGGCTACGACACCGGCTCGGCCTGCACCCCCATCATCCCGCTGATGATCGGCTCGCGGGAAAAGGCCTTCGCCTTCTGGAAGCACCTGATGGACCACGGCATCTTCGCCAACCCGGTGATGTCCCCGGCGGTGCCCGAGGGCCGGGAGATGATCCGCACCAGCTTTTCCGCCGCCCACACCGATGCCCAGCTGGACCGGGTGCTGGAGGAATTCAAGGCCGCCGGGAAGGAACTGGGATTGATCTGA